A region from the uncultured Stenotrophomonas sp. genome encodes:
- the hisI gene encoding fused phosphoribosyl-AMP cyclohydrolase; phosphoribosyl-ATP pyrophosphatase (Evidence 2a : Function of homologous gene experimentally demonstrated in an other organism; PubMedId : 3018428, 3062174, 7536735, 8201624; Product type e : enzyme): MCNEFDPAALDWDKVGGLMPAIVQDAATLRVLMLGYMDRAALDSTLQGGKVTFFSRSKQRLWTKGETSGNHLEVADIRTDCDADTLLVTVRPHGPTCHTGSNSCFGDTPGQFLGALDALVEQRERERPAGSYTTSLFDKGTRRIAQKVGEEGVETALAGVAQGDDELLGESADLLFHLIVLLRARGLSLADAVAVLERRHAAG; this comes from the coding sequence ATGTGCAATGAATTCGACCCGGCCGCGCTGGACTGGGACAAGGTGGGCGGGCTGATGCCGGCCATCGTGCAGGACGCGGCCACGCTGCGCGTGCTGATGCTCGGCTACATGGACCGCGCTGCGCTGGACAGTACCTTGCAGGGCGGCAAGGTCACCTTCTTCAGCCGCAGCAAGCAGCGCCTGTGGACCAAGGGCGAAACCTCGGGCAACCATCTGGAAGTGGCGGACATCCGCACCGACTGCGACGCCGACACCCTGCTGGTCACCGTGCGTCCACACGGACCCACCTGCCACACCGGCAGCAACAGCTGCTTCGGCGATACGCCGGGGCAGTTTCTCGGTGCGTTGGATGCCTTGGTCGAGCAGCGCGAGCGCGAGCGCCCGGCGGGCAGCTACACGACCAGCTTGTTCGACAAGGGCACGCGCCGCATCGCGCAGAAAGTGGGCGAGGAGGGCGTGGAAACCGCGCTGGCCGGCGTGGCGCAGGGCGATGACGAGTTGCTCGGCGAATCGGCGGACTTGTTGTTCCACCTGATCGTGCTGCTGCGCGCACGCGGGCTGTCACTGGCCGATGCGGTGGCGGTGCTGGAACGGCGCCACGCTGCGGGGTAG
- the hisF gene encoding imidazole glycerol phosphate synthase, catalytic subunit with HisH (Evidence 2a : Function of homologous gene experimentally demonstrated in an other organism; PubMedId : 10222209, 4934198; Product type e : enzyme) gives MLSRRIIPCLDVREGRVVKGVRFRDHVDMGDITELALRYRDEGADELVFYDISASPEGRSVDRGWIERVARLIDIPFCVAGGIRDVETARGILHAGADKISINTPALERPALIGELAEAFGQQCVVVGIDSIREPDGQWRVRSHTGDPSKTRDEARLTLDWLREAQQRGAGEIVLNCMDSDGVRKGYDIAQLRQARALCKVPLIASGGAGTPQHFADVFEQADVDGALAASVFHSGTIAIAGLKQFLREKQIEVRDVQ, from the coding sequence ATGTTGAGTCGCCGCATCATTCCCTGCCTGGACGTGCGCGAGGGCCGCGTGGTCAAGGGCGTGCGTTTCCGCGACCACGTGGACATGGGTGATATCACCGAGCTGGCGCTGCGCTACCGCGACGAGGGCGCTGACGAACTGGTGTTCTACGACATTTCCGCCAGCCCGGAAGGGCGCTCGGTGGACCGTGGCTGGATCGAGCGCGTCGCGCGTTTGATCGACATCCCGTTCTGCGTGGCCGGCGGCATCCGCGACGTGGAAACCGCGCGCGGAATCCTCCATGCCGGTGCCGACAAGATCTCGATCAACACCCCGGCGCTGGAACGCCCGGCATTGATCGGCGAGCTGGCCGAGGCCTTCGGCCAGCAGTGCGTGGTGGTCGGCATCGACTCCATCCGCGAGCCGGACGGGCAATGGCGCGTGCGCTCCCATACCGGCGATCCGAGCAAAACCCGCGACGAAGCGCGGCTCACGCTGGACTGGCTGCGCGAAGCACAGCAGCGTGGTGCCGGTGAGATCGTGCTCAACTGCATGGACAGCGATGGTGTGCGCAAGGGTTACGACATCGCCCAGCTGCGGCAGGCGCGTGCGCTGTGCAAGGTGCCGCTGATCGCTTCCGGCGGTGCGGGTACACCGCAGCATTTCGCCGACGTGTTCGAGCAGGCCGACGTCGATGGCGCGCTGGCCGCCAGCGTGTTCCATTCCGGCACCATCGCCATTGCCGGCTTGAAGCAGTTCCTGCGCGAGAAACAGATCGAGGTGCGCGATGTGCAATGA
- the hisA gene encoding N-(5'-phospho-L-ribosyl-formimino)-5-amino-1-(5'-phosphoribosyl)-4-imidazolecarboxamide isomerase (Evidence 2a : Function of homologous gene experimentally demonstrated in an other organism; Product type e : enzyme) encodes MNFTVYPALDIRNGQVVRLLQGDYAQQTTYGDDPLPRAQAFAAAGAGWMHLVDLDAAKAGGYTLAPLLGQIAADTSLKVQTGGGVRSRDDVARILDAGASRVVIGSLAVRRPDDVLAWLGEFGADRLTIALDTRQGGDGVWRLPVHGWTETADVTLDVLATRYAQAGMRHLLCTDIARDGMLSGPNIDLYAHLSELLPGVAVQASGGVRDVNDVAAAKTAGCGGAVLGKALLEGRLRLEEALAC; translated from the coding sequence ATGAACTTCACCGTCTATCCCGCGCTCGACATCCGCAACGGGCAGGTGGTGCGCCTGTTGCAGGGCGACTACGCGCAGCAGACCACCTACGGCGACGACCCGCTGCCGCGCGCGCAGGCCTTCGCCGCCGCCGGTGCAGGCTGGATGCACCTGGTCGACCTGGATGCGGCCAAGGCCGGCGGCTACACGCTGGCCCCGTTGCTGGGGCAGATCGCCGCGGACACGTCGCTGAAGGTGCAGACCGGCGGCGGCGTGCGCAGCCGCGATGACGTGGCGCGCATCCTCGACGCCGGCGCGAGCCGCGTGGTAATCGGCTCGCTGGCAGTACGCCGGCCCGATGACGTGCTGGCGTGGCTGGGCGAATTCGGTGCAGACCGGCTGACCATCGCGCTGGACACACGGCAGGGAGGCGACGGCGTGTGGCGCCTGCCGGTGCATGGCTGGACCGAAACCGCCGACGTCACCCTCGACGTACTCGCCACCCGCTACGCGCAGGCCGGCATGAGGCACCTGTTGTGCACCGACATCGCCCGCGACGGCATGTTGTCCGGCCCCAACATCGACCTGTACGCGCACCTGTCGGAGCTGCTGCCGGGTGTGGCCGTGCAGGCCTCCGGCGGCGTGCGCGACGTGAATGATGTGGCCGCGGCGAAGACCGCGGGCTGCGGCGGTGCGGTACTCGGCAAGGCGTTGCTGGAAGGTCGTTTGCGACTGGAGGAGGCGCTGGCATGTTGA
- the hisH gene encoding imidazole glycerol phosphate synthase, glutamine amidotransferase subunit with HisF (Evidence 2a : Function of homologous gene experimentally demonstrated in an other organism; PubMedId : 11551184, 3062174, 8494895; Product type e : enzyme) — MSAVGLIDAGGANLGSVRYALERLGVEVRMVREPSALEGVQRVVLPGVGAAAEGMRRLHAQGLVQPLRGLQVPLMGICLGMQLLFERSEEGDVECLGLLPGIVRRLHPAVGVRVPHMGWNKLLALRESSLLDGVAAGSSAYFVHSYAAPVTSDTVAACHHGGLFTAVVQRGRLCGAQFHPERSAGPGARILRNFIENDFS, encoded by the coding sequence GTGAGCGCAGTCGGGCTGATCGATGCCGGTGGCGCCAATCTCGGTTCGGTGCGTTATGCGCTGGAACGCCTGGGTGTCGAGGTGCGCATGGTGCGCGAGCCCTCCGCGTTGGAAGGCGTGCAGCGGGTGGTCCTGCCCGGCGTCGGTGCCGCCGCCGAAGGCATGCGCCGCCTGCACGCGCAGGGCCTGGTGCAGCCGTTGCGCGGGTTGCAGGTGCCGCTGATGGGTATTTGCCTCGGCATGCAGTTGCTGTTCGAGCGTTCGGAAGAGGGCGATGTCGAATGCCTTGGGTTGCTGCCGGGCATCGTCCGCCGCCTGCATCCGGCCGTCGGCGTGCGTGTGCCGCACATGGGATGGAACAAGTTGTTGGCGCTGCGCGAGTCGTCGCTGCTCGATGGCGTTGCCGCCGGTTCCAGCGCCTATTTCGTGCACAGCTATGCCGCGCCGGTCACGTCCGACACCGTTGCCGCTTGTCATCACGGCGGCCTGTTCACCGCGGTGGTACAGCGGGGCCGCCTGTGCGGCGCGCAGTTCCATCCCGAACGCTCGGCCGGCCCCGGCGCACGCATCCTGCGCAACTTCATCGAGAACGATTTTTCATGA
- the hisB gene encoding fused histidinol-phosphatase; imidazoleglycerol-phosphate dehydratase (Evidence 2a : Function of homologous gene experimentally demonstrated in an other organism; PubMedId : 3007936, 3062174; Product type e : enzyme) produces the protein MTPILFVDRDGTLIEEPADFQIDAYEKIRFVRNVIPAMLRLRDAGYQFVIVSNQDGLGSEGYPQESFDGPNELMLQIFASQGIVFRDVLIDPSWPADNSPNRKPGIGMMLPYLQDRSIDWARSGMVGDRPTDIQFADNMKIRGFQLRTEQFGGEWEWDGIAHELADAPRRAAVQRDTKETQIRVAVDLDKVAASKIDTGLPFFDHMLDQIARHGLIDLDIKAEGDLHIDEHHTIEDTGLALGQALREALGDKRGIGRYGFTLPMDETLASAALDFSGRPYFVFDGRFKRERVGDMPTELVPHFFRSLCDAAGLNLNLKVEGDNDHHKVEACFKALARALRQAIRKEGTELPSTKGAL, from the coding sequence ATGACCCCCATCCTGTTCGTCGACCGCGACGGCACCCTGATCGAGGAGCCGGCGGATTTCCAGATCGACGCCTACGAGAAAATCCGCTTCGTCAGGAACGTCATCCCGGCGATGCTCAGGCTGCGTGACGCCGGCTACCAGTTCGTCATCGTCTCCAACCAGGACGGGCTGGGCAGCGAAGGCTACCCGCAGGAAAGTTTCGATGGCCCCAACGAGCTGATGCTGCAAATCTTCGCCAGCCAGGGCATCGTTTTTCGCGATGTGTTGATCGACCCGAGCTGGCCGGCCGACAACAGCCCCAACCGCAAGCCGGGCATCGGCATGATGCTGCCCTACCTGCAGGACCGAAGCATTGACTGGGCGCGCTCGGGCATGGTCGGCGACCGCCCCACCGACATCCAGTTCGCCGACAACATGAAGATCCGCGGCTTCCAGCTGCGCACCGAACAGTTTGGCGGCGAGTGGGAGTGGGACGGTATCGCCCACGAGCTGGCCGATGCGCCGCGCCGCGCCGCCGTGCAGCGCGATACCAAGGAGACGCAGATCCGCGTGGCCGTCGATCTGGACAAGGTGGCCGCGTCGAAGATAGACACCGGCCTGCCGTTCTTCGACCACATGCTCGACCAGATCGCGCGGCATGGCCTCATCGACCTCGACATCAAGGCCGAGGGCGACCTGCACATCGACGAACACCACACCATCGAGGACACCGGCCTGGCCCTGGGGCAGGCGCTGCGCGAGGCGCTGGGCGACAAGCGCGGCATCGGCCGCTACGGCTTCACCCTGCCGATGGACGAAACGCTGGCCAGTGCCGCGCTGGATTTCAGCGGGCGCCCATACTTCGTGTTCGACGGGCGATTCAAGCGTGAGCGTGTCGGCGACATGCCGACCGAACTGGTGCCGCATTTCTTCCGTTCGCTGTGCGATGCGGCGGGCCTGAACCTCAACCTCAAGGTGGAAGGCGACAACGACCATCACAAGGTCGAAGCCTGCTTCAAGGCATTGGCGCGGGCGTTGCGCCAGGCCATTCGCAAGGAAGGCACCGAGCTGCCTTCGACCAAGGGGGCGTTGTGA
- the hisC gene encoding histidinol-phosphate aminotransferase (Evidence 2a : Function of homologous gene experimentally demonstrated in an other organism; PubMedId : 11518529, 2999081, 3062174, 8201624; Product type e : enzyme), with protein sequence MSGVLELVRDDLRGFTGYSSARSARLDGEIWLNANESAWANPGDVQASCRRYPEPQPQALRERMAMLYGCAPEQLLLGRGSDEAIDLLVRALCVPGRDGVLYTPPVFGMYAVCARLQNAPALEVPLRDTGAGLVPDIDAVIATARQGNAKLVFLCSPSNPGGLSIPLAQVEQVASALHGQALVVVDEAYAEFADEPSATTLLSRHDNIAVLRTLSKAHALAAARIGCVIADAGLIAVLRCCQAPYPIPTPCSALALEGLSDAALVKTRERIATVCSERERLRAALEKLPDVRRVYASDANFLLVRFADAEAAFQRLLATGVVVRDQRAAPQLHDALRITLGTPEQNNRVFDALAALESAA encoded by the coding sequence GTGAGCGGTGTGCTCGAACTGGTACGCGACGACCTGCGTGGCTTCACCGGTTATTCCTCCGCGCGCAGCGCCAGGCTCGACGGCGAAATCTGGCTCAACGCCAACGAATCGGCGTGGGCGAATCCGGGCGATGTGCAGGCCAGTTGCCGCCGTTATCCCGAGCCGCAACCGCAGGCGCTGCGCGAGCGCATGGCGATGTTGTATGGCTGCGCGCCGGAACAGCTGCTGCTCGGTCGCGGCAGCGACGAGGCCATCGACCTGCTGGTGCGTGCGCTGTGCGTGCCGGGCCGCGACGGCGTGCTCTACACGCCGCCGGTATTCGGCATGTACGCGGTCTGCGCGCGCTTGCAGAACGCGCCAGCGCTGGAAGTACCGTTGCGCGATACCGGGGCCGGCCTGGTGCCGGACATCGACGCGGTCATCGCCACCGCCAGGCAGGGCAACGCCAAGCTGGTGTTCCTGTGTTCGCCGTCCAACCCGGGTGGCCTGAGTATTCCGTTGGCGCAGGTTGAACAGGTTGCCAGTGCGCTGCATGGACAAGCCTTGGTGGTGGTCGATGAGGCCTATGCCGAGTTTGCCGACGAGCCTTCGGCAACCACGCTGCTGTCCAGGCACGACAACATCGCCGTGCTGCGTACCTTGTCCAAGGCGCATGCGCTGGCGGCCGCGCGCATCGGCTGCGTGATCGCCGATGCCGGCTTGATCGCGGTGCTGCGTTGCTGCCAGGCGCCGTACCCGATTCCGACGCCATGCTCGGCGCTGGCATTGGAGGGTTTGAGCGATGCGGCATTGGTGAAAACCCGTGAGCGCATCGCCACCGTGTGCAGCGAGCGCGAGCGCCTGCGTGCCGCGCTTGAAAAACTGCCGGACGTGCGCCGCGTTTATGCCTCCGACGCCAATTTCCTGCTGGTGCGTTTCGCCGATGCCGAGGCCGCATTCCAGCGATTGCTGGCTACTGGCGTGGTGGTGCGCGACCAACGCGCTGCGCCGCAACTGCACGATGCCTTGCGCATCACCCTCGGCACGCCCGAGCAGAACAACCGCGTCTTCGACGCACTGGCCGCGCTGGAGTCCGCCGCATGA
- the hisD gene encoding bifunctional histidinal dehydrogenase and histidinol dehydrogenase (Evidence 2a : Function of homologous gene experimentally demonstrated in an other organism; PubMedId : 11842181, 2194167, 3018428, 3062174, 6246067, 9298646; Product type e : enzyme) gives MNVLDWNTLDADAQVRALTRPVQTVAAQTREAVAALIEQVRGIGDIALREITARFDGVTLENFEVGEAEFAAAELAVPAELRSAMQQAASRIEAYHRAGMAQPYSVETAPGVVCEKIIRPIGRVGLYVPAGSAPLPSTALMLGVPARLAGCREVVLCTPPRKDGSADPAVLVAARLTGVHKVFKIGGAQAIAAMAWGTETVPSCDKLFGPGNGFVTEAKQQIAQAGAAAIDMPAGPSEVLVIADAGAVPAFVAADLLSQAEHGPDSQVLLLSDDAVLIAAVQDEIETQVARLAREGIARKALDASLLLKVDSTGQAFAISNRYAPEHLILALREPRDWLDRIEAAGSVFMGDYTPEALGDYCSGTNHVLPTAGAARAYSGVSVASFQNQISVQAASREGIANIGPCALVLARAEGLGAHANAVAVRLGVAP, from the coding sequence ATGAACGTCCTCGACTGGAACACGCTGGATGCCGACGCCCAGGTGCGTGCACTGACCCGACCGGTACAGACTGTTGCCGCACAGACCCGCGAAGCGGTTGCGGCCTTGATCGAACAGGTGCGCGGTATCGGTGACATTGCATTGCGCGAGATCACCGCCCGTTTCGATGGCGTCACGCTGGAAAATTTCGAGGTCGGTGAAGCCGAGTTCGCCGCCGCCGAACTGGCGGTGCCGGCCGAGCTGCGCAGCGCCATGCAGCAAGCGGCCAGCCGTATCGAGGCCTATCACCGCGCCGGCATGGCCCAGCCGTACAGCGTGGAAACCGCGCCTGGCGTGGTCTGCGAAAAGATCATCCGCCCGATTGGCCGTGTCGGCCTGTACGTGCCGGCCGGCAGCGCGCCGCTGCCTTCGACCGCACTGATGCTGGGGGTGCCGGCCAGGCTCGCCGGTTGCCGTGAAGTGGTGCTGTGCACGCCGCCGCGCAAGGACGGCAGCGCCGATCCGGCGGTGCTGGTGGCCGCGCGCCTGACTGGGGTGCACAAAGTGTTCAAGATTGGCGGTGCGCAGGCGATTGCGGCGATGGCGTGGGGCACCGAAACCGTGCCTTCCTGCGACAAGCTGTTCGGGCCGGGCAACGGCTTTGTCACCGAGGCCAAGCAGCAGATTGCACAGGCCGGTGCCGCTGCCATCGACATGCCCGCCGGACCGTCGGAAGTGCTGGTGATCGCCGATGCCGGCGCCGTCCCGGCCTTCGTCGCCGCCGACCTGCTGTCGCAGGCCGAACACGGCCCGGATTCGCAGGTACTGCTGCTCAGTGACGATGCCGTGCTGATTGCCGCCGTGCAGGACGAGATCGAGACACAGGTGGCTCGGCTGGCACGCGAGGGCATCGCCCGCAAGGCGCTGGATGCCTCGCTGCTGCTGAAGGTGGACTCGACCGGACAGGCCTTTGCCATCTCCAACCGTTATGCGCCCGAACACCTGATCCTCGCGCTGCGCGAACCGCGTGATTGGCTGGATCGCATCGAGGCTGCCGGCTCGGTGTTCATGGGCGACTACACGCCTGAAGCGCTGGGCGATTATTGCTCCGGCACCAACCACGTGTTGCCCACCGCCGGTGCCGCGCGCGCCTACAGCGGCGTCAGCGTGGCCAGTTTCCAGAACCAGATCAGCGTGCAGGCGGCCAGCCGCGAAGGCATCGCCAACATCGGCCCGTGTGCCTTGGTGCTTGCGCGTGCCGAAGGCCTAGGCGCACATGCCAATGCTGTCGCCGTGCGACTGGGAGTCGCACCGTGA
- the hisG gene encoding ATP phosphoribosyltransferase (Evidence 2a : Function of homologous gene experimentally demonstrated in an other organism; Product type e : enzyme), whose protein sequence is MSASTSAPARDRLRIAIQKSGRLADPARSLLAACGLSWRQSRDKLFCFGESLPVDLLLVRDDDIPGLIADGVCDLGVVGLNELDEQAKARRQIGLPDAYQPLRGLGFGQCRLMIAVPDEWEWQGVQQLAGKRIATSYPAILAAWLKEKNVDAQVVELSGSVEIAPKLGTADLICDLVSSGATLAANQLKPVETLLESEAVLAGPAHELDDARAGLMAMLLRRLDGLTKAQDRKLLMFSAEEVHVDELARLLPDAEPLLRLPGQGGAVRLQTMCNGALSWQRLEELERAGAQELMVLAVEKSLA, encoded by the coding sequence GCAGCCTGCTGGCCGCCTGCGGGCTGAGCTGGCGGCAGAGCCGTGACAAGCTGTTCTGCTTCGGTGAATCGCTGCCGGTGGACCTGCTGCTGGTGCGCGACGACGACATCCCCGGGCTGATCGCCGATGGCGTCTGCGACCTTGGTGTGGTCGGCCTCAACGAGCTGGACGAGCAGGCCAAGGCGCGTCGCCAGATCGGTTTGCCCGATGCCTACCAGCCATTGCGAGGCCTCGGTTTCGGCCAGTGCCGGCTGATGATCGCCGTGCCCGACGAGTGGGAATGGCAGGGCGTGCAGCAACTGGCCGGCAAGCGCATCGCCACCAGTTACCCGGCGATCCTGGCTGCATGGTTGAAGGAAAAGAACGTCGATGCGCAGGTGGTGGAACTGTCCGGCTCGGTGGAAATCGCGCCGAAGCTGGGCACCGCCGACCTGATCTGCGATCTGGTCTCCAGCGGCGCGACACTGGCAGCCAATCAGCTCAAGCCGGTGGAAACGCTGCTGGAAAGTGAGGCGGTGCTCGCCGGCCCGGCGCACGAACTGGATGATGCCCGTGCCGGGCTGATGGCGATGCTGTTGCGCCGTCTCGATGGCCTGACCAAGGCACAGGACCGCAAGCTGCTGATGTTCTCCGCCGAAGAGGTGCACGTGGACGAACTGGCGCGGTTGCTGCCCGACGCAGAGCCGCTGCTGCGGCTGCCGGGGCAGGGTGGCGCGGTGCGCTTGCAGACCATGTGCAATGGCGCGCTGAGTTGGCAGCGGCTGGAGGAACTGGAGCGCGCCGGTGCGCAGGAGCTGATGGTGCTGGCGGTGGAGAAGTCGCTGGCATGA